A region of Vicinamibacteria bacterium DNA encodes the following proteins:
- a CDS encoding GWxTD domain-containing protein, which translates to MFPALVLLVALGGAAHRPQTTSSQKLPAEIEGKPLKELLEEWPDQYVKWILTQSERSVYRALETDEEKLRFIEFFWARRDPTPETPENEFRDQYAARFG; encoded by the coding sequence ATGTTTCCCGCGCTCGTGCTCTTGGTGGCCCTTGGCGGCGCCGCCCATCGACCGCAGACGACGTCGTCCCAGAAGCTTCCCGCGGAGATCGAGGGCAAGCCTCTAAAAGAGCTCCTCGAGGAGTGGCCCGACCAATACGTCAAGTGGATCCTGACCCAGTCGGAGCGTAGCGTCTATCGGGCGCTCGAGACCGACGAGGAGAAGCTTCGCTTCATCGAGTTCTTCTGGGCCCGTCGTGACCCGACCCCGGAAACGCCGGAGAACGAGTTCCGCGATCAGTACGCGGCGCGATTCGGCTA